From one Comamonas piscis genomic stretch:
- a CDS encoding tripartite tricarboxylate transporter substrate binding protein: protein MSPSTRSRIAAACLPTRRNVLAASLLGAAALLPFASQAADPKKYPERAVRVVVGFSAGGTTDVVARIMAKELTAELGQSFVVDNKPGAGSNIATEQVARADNDGYTLLFVAVTSAINQTLYPKVRFDLEKDFAPVALGAKVPNVLVVNPNVPVNSVQELIAYAKANPDKVSYASSGSGTSIHMAGELFKMRTGLKTQHIPYKGSSPALTDLMGGQVQFMFDNMPSAWPHAKAGKLKALAVTTTKRSPTAPDLPTMEESGIKPFDVSSWFGLIAPAGTPPEVVQKLNAAMNRAFDKPQVKEAYEKLGAVAEKNTPEQFGAFIKSEVAGWAPVVKSSGATVD from the coding sequence ATGAGCCCATCTACGCGCAGCCGCATCGCGGCCGCATGCCTGCCCACGCGCCGCAACGTTTTGGCCGCCAGCCTGCTGGGTGCTGCCGCATTGCTGCCATTCGCCTCCCAGGCCGCCGATCCCAAAAAATACCCCGAGCGCGCTGTGCGTGTGGTCGTCGGCTTTTCCGCAGGCGGCACCACCGATGTGGTGGCACGCATCATGGCCAAGGAGCTGACGGCCGAGCTGGGCCAGTCTTTTGTCGTGGACAACAAGCCAGGTGCTGGCAGCAATATCGCCACCGAGCAGGTCGCCCGGGCCGATAACGACGGCTACACCTTGCTGTTTGTGGCCGTCACCAGCGCCATCAACCAGACCCTGTACCCCAAGGTGCGCTTTGACCTGGAAAAGGACTTTGCGCCCGTCGCGCTGGGCGCCAAGGTGCCCAATGTGCTGGTGGTCAACCCCAATGTGCCGGTCAACAGCGTGCAAGAGCTGATTGCCTACGCCAAGGCCAACCCGGACAAGGTGTCCTACGCGTCCTCGGGCAGTGGCACCTCGATCCACATGGCCGGTGAGCTGTTCAAGATGCGCACGGGCTTGAAGACCCAGCACATCCCCTACAAGGGCAGCTCGCCTGCACTCACCGACCTGATGGGCGGCCAGGTGCAGTTCATGTTCGACAACATGCCCTCTGCCTGGCCGCATGCCAAGGCGGGCAAGCTCAAGGCGCTGGCGGTGACCACCACCAAGCGCTCGCCCACCGCGCCCGATCTGCCGACGATGGAAGAAAGCGGCATCAAACCCTTTGATGTCTCGTCCTGGTTTGGTCTGATCGCGCCGGCCGGCACGCCGCCCGAAGTGGTGCAAAAGCTCAATGCCGCGATGAACCGCGCCTTTGACAAGCCCCAGGTCAAGGAAGCCTACGAAAAGCTGGGCGCCGTGGCCGAGAAGAACACCCCCGAGCAGTTTGGCGCCTTCATCAAGTCCGAAGTCGCTGGCTGGGCGCCGGTGGTCAAGTCTTCAGGCGCCACGGTGGATTGA
- the ettA gene encoding energy-dependent translational throttle protein EttA, whose amino-acid sequence MAQYVFSMNNVTKTVPPKRQILKGISLSFFPGAKIGVLGLNGSGKSSLLKIMAGVDKEYEGEAIPMAGLSIGYLPQEPQLNPEHTVRQAVEEAMAEVNNAKARLEEVYAAYAEEDADFDALAAEQGQLEAVIAAAGTDSEHQLEIAADALRLPAWDAIVGQLSGGEKRRVALCKLLLSKPDMLLLDEPTNHLDAESVDWLEQFLHRFTGTVVAITHDRYFLDNAAEWILELDRGHGIPYKGNYSDWLLQKGNRLEAEQKGEEARAKALKKELEWVRQNSKGRQAKSKARIARFEELSDFEYQQRNETQEIFIPVAERLGSRVIEFKNVSKAFGDRLLIDNLNMNIPAGAIVGIIGPNGAGKSTLFKLIAGKEQPDSGEVEIGQTVKMAFVDQHRDALANDKTVWEDISGGLDIINVGKFQMASRAYAGRFNFNGQDQQKKVGNLSGGERGRLHLAKTLILGGNVLLLDEPSNDLDVETLRALEDALLEYAGTVMVISHDRWFLDRIATHILAAEGDSQWVFFDGNYQEYEADKKKRLGEEGAAPKRMRYKALK is encoded by the coding sequence ATGGCTCAATACGTTTTTTCGATGAACAACGTCACCAAGACGGTTCCTCCGAAGCGACAGATTCTGAAGGGCATTTCTCTGAGCTTTTTCCCGGGCGCCAAGATTGGTGTGCTGGGTCTGAATGGCTCGGGAAAGTCCAGCTTGCTCAAGATCATGGCGGGCGTCGACAAGGAGTACGAAGGCGAAGCCATTCCAATGGCGGGTCTGTCGATCGGCTACCTGCCGCAAGAGCCCCAGCTCAACCCTGAGCACACGGTGCGCCAGGCGGTGGAAGAGGCGATGGCCGAGGTGAACAACGCCAAGGCACGCCTGGAAGAGGTGTACGCCGCCTATGCGGAAGAGGATGCCGACTTCGATGCGCTGGCTGCCGAACAAGGCCAGCTCGAAGCGGTCATCGCTGCAGCGGGCACCGACTCCGAGCACCAACTGGAGATTGCCGCTGACGCCTTGCGCCTGCCCGCCTGGGATGCCATCGTCGGCCAGCTCTCCGGTGGTGAAAAGCGGCGCGTGGCGCTGTGCAAGCTGCTGCTGTCCAAGCCCGACATGCTGCTGCTTGACGAGCCCACCAACCACTTGGACGCCGAATCGGTGGACTGGCTCGAGCAGTTCCTGCACCGCTTCACCGGCACCGTGGTGGCGATCACCCACGATCGCTACTTCCTGGACAACGCGGCCGAGTGGATTCTGGAACTCGACCGTGGCCATGGCATTCCCTACAAGGGCAACTACTCCGACTGGCTGCTGCAAAAGGGCAACCGCCTGGAGGCCGAGCAGAAGGGCGAAGAAGCCCGTGCCAAGGCCCTGAAGAAGGAACTGGAATGGGTGCGCCAGAACTCCAAGGGTCGCCAGGCCAAGTCCAAGGCGCGTATTGCCCGCTTTGAGGAACTGAGCGACTTCGAATACCAGCAACGCAACGAAACCCAGGAAATCTTCATTCCTGTGGCCGAGCGTCTGGGTAGCCGCGTGATCGAGTTCAAGAATGTCTCCAAGGCTTTTGGCGATCGTCTGTTGATCGACAACCTGAACATGAACATTCCGGCGGGCGCCATTGTCGGCATCATCGGCCCCAACGGCGCGGGTAAATCCACGCTGTTCAAGCTGATTGCCGGCAAGGAACAACCTGATTCGGGCGAGGTCGAGATCGGCCAGACCGTGAAGATGGCCTTTGTGGACCAGCACCGCGATGCGCTGGCCAACGACAAGACCGTGTGGGAAGACATCTCCGGCGGTCTGGACATCATCAACGTGGGCAAGTTCCAGATGGCCTCGCGTGCCTATGCGGGCCGCTTCAACTTCAACGGCCAGGACCAGCAAAAGAAGGTCGGCAACCTCTCCGGTGGTGAGCGTGGCCGTCTGCACTTGGCCAAGACCTTGATCCTGGGCGGCAACGTGCTGCTGCTCGATGAGCCATCGAACGATCTGGACGTGGAAACCCTGCGTGCACTGGAAGACGCATTGCTCGAATATGCGGGTACAGTGATGGTCATTTCCCACGATCGCTGGTTCCTGGACCGCATTGCGACCCACATCCTGGCGGCAGAAGGGGATAGCCAATGGGTATTTTTTGATGGAAACTATCAGGAATACGAGGCAGATAAGAAGAAGCGGTTGGGAGAAGAAGGGGCAGCGCCCAAGCGGATGCGCTACAAAGCCCTGAAGTAA
- a CDS encoding DUF1631 family protein, with amino-acid sequence MEQRAVTVFDTCLEQALQEAEPLMAAMGNAALASLSAQLSSCSNAEDQQLLLHAQFQLASKKAQLPLAYALRLRQAVFAIANGKREDYHALMSSQAQADELLDERYAMRAQIEWGRMQINLLQQTEQSLTGLERVYRPLRKITRYWRNGNPLHHTVYLDSLQATLSDVEIAANATALFLPDMVGVMADHLQTSYQRIMTLAMNSYAELLAKAELKRRVAKDNTRSFVQRTKTLFDIPAHCPVGAVRAYKTLIPVMERMAAEDASFWTDDAHPARVLVQTIVDKATVLKEEGRALSDPQFPQLVTESVETLSALPQPRAEDFAQALSRFGVHLKPRLSSALQDVDDSGYSSSMLLESQWGASGLISISPESDWGQLAQMQAAAEREPVAEAVPQPQHKQPLIAPVSAPQTPGESTVAAPSLEQMEADVMLLLATSLHSFDVDPALLAALTGGWPKVLLRAAERSGMDSSHFRAYQEAVGDVLALAGAHANAGTHNDADMLIPSLLTRLKSGLTSIGWMPERIAPVLTAVAQMAPSALVELQLVQEEGRHAVPAVAGTAPASSGAALGLLSAAAPSAWGVLPEASDAMGDDEPAIIVTGSMLDAPKPDSVGLWIGGKRLEAGVWLEFLGQGGWVPKQLSWTNARSTMFLFVASGGASQSITRRMLEKLAQDRAVRPV; translated from the coding sequence GTGGAGCAACGGGCTGTAACAGTTTTTGATACCTGTCTGGAGCAGGCATTGCAGGAGGCGGAGCCTTTGATGGCCGCCATGGGCAATGCGGCTTTGGCGTCTTTGAGCGCGCAATTGTCGTCTTGCAGCAACGCTGAAGATCAACAATTGTTGCTGCATGCGCAATTCCAACTGGCCAGCAAAAAAGCGCAGTTGCCGCTGGCCTATGCGCTGCGCTTGCGGCAGGCGGTGTTTGCCATTGCCAACGGCAAGCGTGAGGACTACCACGCGCTGATGAGCAGCCAGGCCCAGGCCGATGAACTGCTGGACGAACGCTACGCAATGCGCGCCCAGATTGAATGGGGCCGCATGCAAATCAACCTGCTGCAGCAGACCGAGCAAAGCCTGACAGGCCTGGAGCGCGTCTACCGCCCCTTGCGCAAGATCACCCGCTATTGGCGCAACGGCAACCCTTTGCACCACACCGTCTACCTGGACAGCCTGCAGGCCACCCTCAGCGATGTGGAAATAGCCGCTAATGCGACCGCGCTGTTTCTGCCCGACATGGTGGGTGTCATGGCCGACCACCTGCAGACCAGCTACCAGCGCATCATGACCTTGGCGATGAACAGCTATGCCGAGCTGTTGGCCAAGGCAGAGCTCAAGCGCCGCGTCGCCAAAGACAACACCCGCAGCTTTGTGCAGCGGACCAAGACCCTGTTCGACATCCCGGCGCATTGCCCGGTTGGTGCCGTCCGAGCCTACAAAACCTTGATTCCGGTGATGGAGCGCATGGCAGCCGAGGATGCCTCGTTCTGGACCGATGACGCCCACCCAGCGCGGGTGCTGGTGCAGACCATCGTCGACAAGGCGACGGTGCTCAAGGAAGAGGGGCGAGCATTGTCGGATCCCCAGTTCCCCCAACTGGTCACCGAATCCGTCGAGACCCTGTCTGCCTTGCCCCAGCCCCGCGCTGAGGATTTTGCCCAGGCCCTGAGCCGCTTTGGTGTCCACCTCAAGCCCCGGCTGTCATCAGCGCTGCAGGATGTCGATGATTCCGGTTACTCCAGCTCCATGCTCTTGGAGAGCCAATGGGGTGCTTCCGGCCTGATCAGCATCAGCCCCGAATCCGATTGGGGCCAGCTCGCACAGATGCAGGCCGCTGCCGAGCGCGAGCCCGTCGCAGAAGCCGTGCCGCAGCCCCAGCACAAGCAGCCCTTGATCGCTCCGGTATCTGCGCCGCAGACCCCTGGCGAAAGCACAGTAGCTGCGCCCAGCCTGGAGCAAATGGAGGCCGATGTCATGCTGCTGCTGGCCACCAGCCTGCACAGCTTTGACGTCGATCCCGCGCTGCTCGCGGCGCTGACGGGTGGCTGGCCCAAGGTCTTGCTGCGCGCGGCCGAGCGCTCGGGCATGGATTCATCGCATTTCCGCGCCTACCAGGAAGCCGTCGGCGACGTGCTGGCGCTCGCCGGGGCCCATGCCAACGCGGGCACGCACAACGATGCGGACATGCTGATCCCTTCGCTGCTGACGCGGCTGAAGTCGGGCCTGACCAGCATCGGTTGGATGCCTGAACGCATAGCGCCCGTGCTGACCGCTGTGGCCCAGATGGCGCCCAGTGCGTTGGTGGAGCTGCAGCTGGTGCAGGAAGAGGGGCGCCATGCGGTGCCAGCGGTGGCAGGTACCGCGCCCGCGTCGTCTGGCGCTGCCTTGGGCCTGTTGTCCGCAGCAGCGCCGTCTGCCTGGGGTGTCTTGCCGGAGGCGTCCGACGCAATGGGGGATGACGAACCCGCGATCATCGTCACTGGCTCCATGCTCGATGCCCCCAAGCCCGACAGCGTGGGGCTCTGGATTGGCGGCAAGCGCTTGGAGGCTGGCGTTTGGTTGGAGTTTTTGGGCCAGGGCGGTTGGGTGCCCAAGCAGCTGAGCTGGACCAATGCCCGCTCGACCATGTTCCTGTTTGTGGCCAGTGGCGGGGCGAGCCAATCGATCACGCGTCGCATGCTGGAGAAGCTGGCACAGGACCGCGCCGTGCGCCCGGTTTAG